A single window of Lutzomyia longipalpis isolate SR_M1_2022 chromosome 1, ASM2433408v1 DNA harbors:
- the LOC129785848 gene encoding putative inorganic phosphate cotransporter, whose translation MKERNNHDAEHQQQTDATERRMGLFKFDIGVRHYQSGLLFLLLLVGYALRVNMSVGIVAMVDNTTANPDFEEYNWNEQTQSLILSSFFWGYILVQLPAGTWARKFGAKILLSSSMGLCSLLTLLTPIAASSGGWVAVVVLRILLGVSQGFIFPCVHTLLAQWVPPSERSRLGTFVYAGSPLGNVLMLALSGVLASSSLGWPSIFYVSGVIGVIWTVLFFTFGSNSPEEDARITATERMFIQETLGQETNTEEIKKFTTPWKKIFTSLPFISLIVAHSAQNWGFWTLLTEIPTYMKNVLEMDIKKNALLSALPYLVMWLGSFVFSPISDYLINKGYLSVGNTRKLFNSIGLYFPMFALIGLGYVTKDHTEIAVFLLTFGVGINSGTYVGFMLNHMDLSPVYAGTLMGITNFSANIMSILGPLFVGLIVSDATNPVEWRVVFFVAAAIYFIGNTFFVIFGSGEIQPWNNPVRNNGDELESRDASKSTETVTTIK comes from the exons ATGAAAGAACGAAATAATCATGATGCGGAACATCAGCAGCAAACAGATGCCACGGAGAGGAGAATGGGATTATTCAAATTTG ATATAGGTGTTCGGCATTACCAGTCAGGTTTACtttttctcctccttctcGTTGGATATGCTCTCCGAGTCAACATGTCCGTGGGCATTGTGGCAATGGTCGACAATACCACTGCGAATCCCGACTTTGAG GAGTATAATTGGAATGAGCAGACACAGTCACTCATTCTGTCCAGTTTCTTTTGGGGCTACATTCTTGTCCAACTTCCGGCTGGAACGTGGGCACGAAAGTTTGGCGCCAAAATTCTACTGAGCTCAAGCATGGGTCTATGTTCTTTACTGACCCTCCTTACTCCCATAGCTGCCAGTTCAGGAGGATGGGTT gcTGTCGTCGTCTTAAGAATACTTCTGGGAGTGAGTCAAGGTTTCATTTTCCCCTGTGTTCATACGCTCCTAGCTCAATGGGTACCACCGTCCGAGAGATCTCGATTAGGTACCTTCGTTTACGCGGGCTCCCCCCTGGGCAATGTTCTCATGTTAGCCCTATCGGGTGTTCTGGCATCATCCTCACTTGGGTGGCCGAGTATTTTCTACGTATCGGGTGTTATCGGTGTTATCTGGACAGTGCTCTTTTTCACATTTGGAAGCAATTCACCGGAAGAGGATGCTCGTATTACAGCTACTGAACGCATGTTCATTCAGGAAACTCTTGGCCAAGAAACAAACACCGAGGAGATTAAA AAATTTACAACACCATGGAAGAAGATCTTCACATCTTTACCTTTCATTTCACTTATCGTGGCGCATAGTGCTCAAAATTGGGGCTTCTGGACATTGCTCACCGAGATTCCGACGTATATGAAGAATGTACTTGAAATGGATATAAAGAAGAATGCTCTCTTATCTGCTCTTCCTTACCTCGTTATGTGGCTGGGTAGTTTTGTATTTAGCCCAATTTCGGACTACCTCATCAATAAAGGATACCTCTCTGTTGGGAATACACGAAAGCTCTTCAATTCCATTGGACTCTACTTCCCAATGTTTGCCCTTATTGGCCTTGGCTATGTAACAAAGGATCATACAGAAATTGCCGTATTTCTGCTAACATTCGGCGTGGGAATTAATAGTGGAACGTACGTGGGATTTATG CTCAATCACATGGATTTGTCTCCGGTTTATGCTGGAACTCTTATGGGTATAACAAATTTCTCTGCCAACATCATGTCAATTCTAGGGCCTCTCTTTGTGGGACTAATAGTGTCTGATGCT ACAAATCCCGTTGAATGGAGGGTGGTATTCTTCGTTGCGGCTGCCATATACTTTATCGGTAACACTTTCTTCGTAATATTTGGAAGTGGAGAAATTCAACCATGGAATAATCCAGTGAGAAACAATGGCGATGAATTAGAGTCCC GTGATGCTAGTAAATCAACCGAAACTGTGacaacaattaaataa
- the LOC129785843 gene encoding facilitated trehalose transporter Tret1-like, whose amino-acid sequence MTGQETSALVNNSKTPSIVASKNGYTNASAVESQTTKQNRGKPLRQILAAFIGNIGTINTGFAFGFSAVVIPQLKAPDSVLPIDESQASWVASLSSASTPVGCILSGYLMDRWGRKKTLIVTEVPLILGWLMIAFATDIYMIYIGRLLVGLGSGMVGAPARVYTSEVTQPHLRGMLTALASIGISLGVLIQYTLGSFVRWQVLAGVSTIVPILALGLMIFMPETPNFLIGKQKPEKATKSLAKLRGSTYDVEGEVDQLQNFANKNHTNVKMTTKETLAAIMSPSALKPFGILFLYFMMYQFSGVNTITFYAVEIFQDSGTQMDKNMCTIVLGVVRLAFTIIACIALRRCGRRPLTFISGIGCGVSMIGLGVYLYYKYQWDHADPPIEPVNTWFPVACIFVFTITCTLGFLVVPWVMIGELYPQRVRGIIGGMTTCSAHIFVFIVVKTYPFLASVLYQHGTFMLYGCISLTGCIFFYKCLPETKGKSLQEIEDYFSGRIKTLKTKKGATALPNYDNNLNNTKPPTITVEKDKLLSS is encoded by the exons ATGACTGG GCAGGAGACCTCAGCATTGGTAAACAATAGCAAGACACCCAGTATCGTTGCGTCAAAGAATGGTTATACAAATGCTTCGGCAGTGGAGTCACAGACAACCAAGCAGAACCGGGGGAAGCCTTTGAGGCAAATTCTGGCGGCTTTTATCGGCAATATTGGTACAATTAATACTGGATTCGCCTTTGGGTTTAGTGCTGTTGTCATACCACAGCTAAAAGCTCCTGATTCAGTTTTGCCAATTGATGAGAGTCAAGCATCATGGGTCG CTTCACTCTCATCTGCAAGTACTCCTGTGGGATGCATTCTCAGTGGATATCTAATGGATAGGTGGGGTAGGAAAAAGACTCTCATCGTTACGGAAGTGCCCTTAATACTCGGATGGCTGATGATAGCTTTTGCAACAGACATCTACATGATATACATTGGAAGGCTTTTAGTTGGTTTGGGAAGTGGAATGGTTGGGGCACCAGCACGAGTTTACACATCTGAAGTTACTCAGCCACATCTGCGAGGCATGCTAACAGCTCTAGCCTCCATTGGCATTAGTTTGGgtgttttaattcaatatacaTTGGGATCCTTTGTTAGATGGCAAGTTTTGGCGGGAGTCTCGACGATAGTACCAATTCTTGCTCTAGGATTGATGATATTTATGCCAGAAACTCCAAACTTTCTCATTGGAAAACAAAAACCCGAAAAGGCAACCAAGAGTTTGGCAAAGTTGCGCGGTTCAACGTATGATGTTGAGGGCGAGGTGGatcaattgcaaaattttgccaataaaaatcatacaaatGTTAAAATGACAACAAAGGAAACTCTTGCGGCTATTATGAGCCCATCTGCTCTTAAGCCTTTCGGCATACTCTTTCTCTACTTTATGATGTACCAATTTAGCGGTGTCAACACAATCACATTCTACGCTGTGGAAATCTTTCAGGACTCTGGTACACAGATGGATAAGAATATGTGCACAATTGTTCTTGGTGTTGTGCGACTAGCATTCACTATAATTGCATGTATAGCACTACGGAGATGCGGTCGACGCCCCCTTACATTTATTTCCG GAATCGGTTGCGGCGTTAGCATGATTGGGCTTGGAGTTTATCTCTACTATAAATATCAGTGGGATCACGCTGATCCACCTATCGAGCCTGTTAATACGTGGTTCCCTGTCGCGTGCATATTTGTTTTCACAATAACATGCACTCTGGGCTTCCTCGTGGTGCCATGGGTTATGATTGGGGAGCTGTATCCGCAGAGAGTTCGCGGTATCATTGGTGGAATGACAACGTGTTCAGCTCACATATTTGTCTTTATTGTCGTGAAGACATACCCCTTCCTCGCATCTGTACTTTATCAGCATGGCACTTTTATGCTATACGGATGTATATCACTTACAG GATGtatatttttctacaaatgTCTTCCGGAAACAAAAGGCAAGAGCCTTCAAGAAATTGAAGACTACTTCTCTGGTAGGATTAAGACACTTAAAACAAAGAAGGGGGCAACGGCTCTACCAAATTATGACAACAATCTCAACAATACAAAACCACCAACAATCACCGTGGAGAAGGATAAGTTGTTGTCTTCGTGA